One genomic window of Corynebacterium massiliense DSM 45435 includes the following:
- the tig gene encoding trigger factor gives MKTTVDKLSDTRVKLTVNVPFSELDNEINQAYAAIAQQVQIPGFRKGKAPRQLIDARFGRGPILEQVVNDMLPSRYEQAVQENDLKVIGQPDVDISKIEDKDFVEFTAEVDVRPEIEVPDFSKMNVTVPAIEVTEDDVNEQLSRLQERFGELKDTKRKMKTGDFAVIDLDVEVDGEKIEDASAEGLNYRIGDDTLIKGLDTALRGMKTDEDNEFTTKLESGEHKGEEATVKVHVKQTKERKLPELDDDFAELASEYDTIDELRESVKSEVEENKKAEQAAAIRDEVLKAALEKVDFELPKSVVDEQVHAQLHQVMGQLAHDEKAFARLLEAQGTTREQFDEDSRKSAEESVRTQLFLDTVADEEKPEVSQQELADHIMFTAQSYGMDPNQFIQQIQSNGQIGNLFADVRRGKALAAAICRVDVKDEEGNKVDVDQYFGEIDDEDAANGSEKTESDKSDAADAEKKDD, from the coding sequence GTGAAGACCACCGTCGACAAGTTGAGCGACACCCGCGTCAAGCTCACCGTCAACGTTCCGTTCTCGGAGCTCGACAATGAGATCAACCAGGCTTACGCAGCCATCGCACAGCAGGTGCAGATCCCGGGCTTTCGTAAGGGCAAGGCACCGCGCCAGCTTATCGATGCCCGCTTCGGCCGCGGCCCGATCCTCGAGCAGGTAGTCAACGACATGCTGCCGTCCCGCTACGAGCAGGCCGTGCAGGAAAACGATCTCAAGGTCATCGGCCAGCCGGACGTGGACATCTCCAAGATCGAAGACAAGGACTTCGTCGAGTTCACCGCCGAGGTCGACGTCCGCCCGGAGATCGAGGTGCCGGACTTCAGCAAGATGAACGTCACCGTCCCGGCCATCGAGGTCACCGAGGACGACGTCAACGAGCAGCTGTCCCGCCTGCAGGAGCGCTTCGGTGAGCTCAAGGACACCAAGCGCAAGATGAAGACCGGCGACTTCGCGGTCATCGACCTGGACGTCGAGGTGGACGGCGAGAAGATCGAGGACGCTTCCGCCGAGGGCCTCAACTACCGCATTGGCGACGACACCCTGATCAAGGGCCTCGACACCGCACTGCGCGGCATGAAGACCGACGAGGACAACGAGTTCACCACCAAGCTCGAGTCCGGCGAGCACAAGGGCGAGGAAGCCACCGTCAAGGTCCACGTCAAGCAGACTAAGGAGCGTAAGCTGCCGGAGCTTGACGATGATTTCGCCGAGCTCGCTTCCGAGTACGACACCATCGACGAGCTGCGCGAGTCTGTCAAGAGCGAGGTCGAGGAAAACAAGAAGGCCGAGCAGGCCGCCGCAATCCGCGACGAGGTGCTCAAGGCCGCGCTGGAGAAGGTCGACTTCGAGCTGCCGAAGTCCGTCGTTGACGAGCAGGTACACGCCCAGCTCCACCAGGTCATGGGGCAGCTCGCCCACGACGAGAAGGCATTCGCTCGCCTGCTCGAGGCGCAGGGCACCACCCGCGAGCAGTTCGACGAGGATTCCCGTAAGTCCGCGGAGGAGTCCGTGCGCACCCAGCTGTTCCTCGACACCGTTGCGGACGAGGAGAAGCCGGAGGTTTCCCAGCAGGAGCTGGCGGACCACATCATGTTCACCGCCCAGTCCTACGGCATGGACCCGAACCAGTTCATCCAGCAGATTCAGTCCAACGGCCAGATCGGCAACCTGTTCGCGGACGTCCGCCGTGGCAAGGCCCTGGCCGCCGCTATCTGCCGCGTGGACGTCAAGGACGAAGAGGGCAACAAGGTCGATGTCGACCAGTACTTCGGCGAGATCGACGACGAGGACGCAGCGAACGGTTCTGAGAAGACCGAGTCCGACAAGTCCGATGCCGCGGATGCGGAGAAGAAGGACGACTAG
- a CDS encoding IS3 family transposase (programmed frameshift): protein MPRKFDQDAKDRVVRLVEDRILAENMSMQAACQAVAPKLGVSWHTARQWTQQARRAGNIPEPVPEDLAAENARLRRENQELRDTNELLKAASAFFAFGTRPKTSEMIRFIDEFRGRFSVEFICKTLKNNRAGGFITSRGYRQSKARGLSARRLRDAVLVERIRTVHRDNYGVYGVRKMWHALRRDGIDIGREQTARLMRLAGVSGKGKGRSPLTTRKPNVPDLRPDLVEREFKAPGPNKLWVADITYVRTKKGFVYAAFVTDVYSRRIVGWALSDSMRTEALPLQALNQAIVCAEETTGLIHHSDHGSQYVSVVYNERLAQHGIAASTGTVGDSYDNALAENVNGSYKNELIHTRRWDDVVEVEIATFEWVSWWNEMRLHQSLGYRTPVEVETDFWKQNPPQEIIEIKANA, encoded by the exons ATGCCAAGAAAATTTGACCAGGATGCAAAGGACCGTGTGGTCCGTCTCGTGGAAGATCGCATCTTGGCAGAAAATATGTCGATGCAAGCCGCGTGCCAGGCAGTAGCTCCAAAGCTGGGGGTTTCATGGCATACGGCCCGTCAATGGACTCAACAGGCCCGTCGTGCGGGAAACATCCCAGAACCTGTGCCTGAAGATTTGGCCGCGGAAAACGCGAGGCTGCGTCGTGAAAATCAAGAGCTACGCGACACTAATGAGCTGCTGAAGGCCGCTTCAGCTTTTTTCGCGT TCGGAACTCGACCCAAAACGTCGGAAATGATCCGGTTCATCGATGAATTCCGGGGTCGTTTCTCTGTCGAGTTCATCTGTAAGACGTTGAAGAATAACCGGGCTGGTGGGTTTATCACCTCGCGTGGCTATCGCCAGTCCAAGGCCCGTGGGTTAAGTGCTCGTCGCCTTCGTGATGCTGTGCTGGTCGAACGCATTAGAACTGTTCATCGGGATAATTACGGTGTCTACGGTGTACGGAAAATGTGGCATGCTCTCCGCCGTGACGGAATTGATATCGGTCGTGAACAAACTGCCCGTTTAATGCGCTTGGCCGGTGTTTCTGGCAAAGGCAAAGGCAGATCACCTCTCACAACCCGTAAGCCTAACGTGCCTGATCTGCGCCCAGACTTGGTCGAGCGTGAGTTCAAAGCCCCCGGCCCGAACAAACTGTGGGTGGCTGACATTACGTATGTGCGCACGAAGAAAGGCTTTGTGTATGCCGCGTTTGTCACCGACGTTTACTCCCGACGGATCGTTGGGTGGGCGTTATCAGACTCCATGCGCACCGAAGCGTTGCCGCTGCAAGCTCTTAATCAGGCGATCGTGTGTGCTGAGGAAACAACAGGTCTCATTCACCATTCGGATCACGGCTCGCAGTACGTCAGCGTGGTCTACAACGAGCGCCTTGCCCAGCACGGGATTGCCGCTTCCACCGGAACTGTCGGGGATTCTTATGACAATGCTCTGGCTGAAAACGTTAACGGCTCCTACAAGAACGAGCTGATCCATACTCGCAGGTGGGATGATGTTGTCGAGGTAGAAATCGCGACGTTCGAGTGGGTGTCATGGTGGAACGAGATGAGGCTTCACCAAAGCTTGGGATACCGAACCCCAGTCGAAGTGGAAACCGATTTTTGGAAGCAGAACCCGCCGCAAGAAATAATAGAAATCAAGGCAAATGCCTAG
- a CDS encoding ribose-5-phosphate isomerase produces MRIYLGADHAGFDAKKLIKEHLTTAGHDVVDCGAHEYDANDDYPAFCIAAAQRTVDDPGALGIVLGGSGNGEQIAANKVKGVRCALAWSEETARLAREHNNAQVIGIGGRMHSEDEILKIVDAFVDQQWSEAERHQRRIDILADYERTGVAPEVPEASEA; encoded by the coding sequence ATGCGTATTTACCTAGGCGCTGACCACGCTGGTTTCGATGCGAAGAAGCTCATCAAGGAACACCTGACCACCGCCGGCCACGACGTGGTCGATTGCGGCGCGCACGAGTACGACGCCAATGACGACTACCCGGCGTTTTGCATCGCCGCCGCGCAGCGCACCGTGGACGATCCGGGCGCGCTCGGCATCGTCCTGGGCGGTTCCGGCAACGGCGAGCAGATCGCGGCGAATAAGGTCAAGGGCGTGCGCTGCGCCCTCGCGTGGTCTGAGGAGACCGCGCGCCTGGCCCGCGAGCACAACAACGCCCAGGTCATCGGCATCGGCGGCCGCATGCACTCCGAGGACGAAATTCTGAAGATCGTCGACGCCTTCGTTGATCAGCAGTGGTCCGAGGCGGAGCGCCACCAGCGCCGCATCGACATCCTCGCCGACTACGAGCGCACCGGCGTCGCGCCGGAGGTGCCGGAGGCTTCTGAGGCGTAG